A region of Bacillus rossius redtenbacheri isolate Brsri chromosome 2, Brsri_v3, whole genome shotgun sequence DNA encodes the following proteins:
- the LOC134528788 gene encoding uncharacterized protein LOC134528788: MDRDAAHLAAGRTGHVVGSWTVECGNGAVRALYTRHSLIDAWVADMDRDAAHLAAGRTGHVVGSWTVECKNGAVRALYTRPWLIVAWVADMDRDAAHLAAGRTGHVVGSWTVGCGNGSVSSLYTRPWLIVAWVADMDRDAAHLAAGRTGHVVGSWTVECGNGAVRALYTRHSLIDAWVADMDRDAAHLAAGRTGHVVGSWTVECKNGAVRALYTRPRLIVAWVADMDRDAAHLAAGCTGQVVGSWTVKCGNGAVRALYTRPWLIVAWVADMDRDAAHLAAGRTGHVVGSWTVGCGNGSVSSLYTRPWLIVAWVADMDRDAAHLAAGRTGHVVGSWTVECGNGAVRALYTRPWLIVAWVADMDRDAAHLAAGRTGHVVGSWTVECGNGAVRALYTRPWLIVAWVADMDRDAAHLAAGRTGHVVGSWTVECGNGAVSTLYTRPWLIVAWVAEMDRDAAHLAAGRTGHVVGSWTVVCGNGALRALYTRPRLIVAWVADMDRDAAHLAAGRTGHVVGSWTVECGNGAVSTLYTRPWLIVAWVADMDRDAAHLAAGRTGHVRRVVDGGV; the protein is encoded by the coding sequence ATGGACAGAGACGCAGCTCACTTGGCTGCTGGACGCACCGGCCATGTTGTCGGGTCGTGGACGGTGGAGTGTGGGAACGGGGCGGTTAGGGCGCTATACACGAGGCACAGTCTAATAGACGCCTGGGTGGCCGACATGGACAGAGACGCAGCTCACTTGGCTGCTGGACGCACCGGTCATGTTGTCGGGTCGTGGACCGTGGAGTGTAAGAACGGGGCGGTTAGGGCGCTATACACGAGGCCCTGGCTAATAGTCGCCTGGGTGGCCGACATGGACAGAGACGCAGCTCACTTGGCTGCTGGACGCACCGGCCATGTTGTCGGGTCGTGGACGGTGGGGTGTGGGAACGGGTCCGTTAGCTCGCTATACACGAGGCCATGGCTAATAGTCGCCTGGGTGGCCGACATGGACAGAGACGCAGCTCACTTGGCTGCTGGACGCACCGGCCATGTTGTCGGGTCGTGGACGGTGGAGTGTGGGAACGGGGCGGTTAGGGCGCTATACACGAGGCACAGTCTAATAGACGCCTGGGTGGCCGACATGGACAGAGACGCAGCTCACTTGGCTGCTGGACGCACCGGTCATGTTGTCGGGTCGTGGACGGTGGAGTGTAAGAACGGGGCGGTTAGGGCGCTATACACGAGGCCCAGGCTAATAGTCGCCTGGGTGGCCGACATGGACAGAGACGCAGCTCACTTGGCTGCTGGATGCACCGGCCAAGTTGTCGGGTCGTGGACAGTAAAGTGTGGGAACGGGGCGGTTAGGGCGCTATACACGAGGCCCTGGCTAATAGTCGCCTGGGTGGCCGACATGGACAGAGACGCAGCTCACTTGGCTGCTGGACGCACCGGCCATGTTGTCGGGTCGTGGACGGTGGGGTGTGGGAACGGGTCCGTTAGCTCGCTATACACGAGGCCATGGCTAATAGTCGCCTGGGTGGCCGACATGGACAGAGACGCAGCTCACTTGGCTGCTGGACGCACCGGCCATGTTGTCGGGTCGTGGACGGTGGAGTGTGGGAACGGGGCGGTTAGGGCGCTATACACGAGGCCATGGCTAATAGTCGCCTGGGTGGCCGACATGGACAGAGACGCAGCTCACTTGGCTGCTGGACGCACCGGCCATGTTGTCGGGTCGTGGACGGTGGAGTGTGGGAACGGGGCGGTTAGGGCGCTATACACGAGGCCCTGGCTAATAGTCGCCTGGGTGGCCGACATGGACAGAGACGCAGCTCACTTGGCTGCTGGACGCACCGGCCATGTTGTCGGGTCGTGGACGGTGGAGTGTGGGAACGGGGCTGTTAGCACGCTATACACGAGGCCCTGGCTAATAGTCGCCTGGGTGGCCGAAATGGACAGAGACGCAGCTCACTTGGCTGCTGGACGCACCGGCCATGTTGTCGGGTCGTGGACGGTGGTGTGTGGGAACGGGGCTCTTAGGGCGCTATACACGAGGCCCAGGCTAATAGTCGCCTGGGTGGCCGACATGGATAGAGACGCAGCTCACTTGGCTGCTGGACGCACCGGCCATGTTGTCGGGTCGTGGACGGTGGAGTGTGGGAACGGGGCCGTTAGCACGCTATACACGAGGCCCTGGCTAATAGTCGCCTGGGTGGCCGACATGGATAGAGACGCAGCTCACTTGGCTGCTGGACGCACCGGCCATGTTCGTCGGGTCGTGGACGGTGGAGTGTGA